The proteins below are encoded in one region of Streptomyces roseirectus:
- the miaB gene encoding tRNA (N6-isopentenyl adenosine(37)-C2)-methylthiotransferase MiaB, with translation MTSSSDRSQPVDVKTYEVRTYGCQMNVHDSERLAGLLEGAGYVRAPEGSDGDADVVVFNTCAVRENADNRLYGNLGRLAPKKASRPGMQIAVGGCLAQKDRDTIVKKAPWVDVVFGTHNIGKLPVLLERARVQEEAQVEIAESLEAFPSTLPTRRESAYAAWVSISVGCNNTCTFCIVPALRGKEKDRRPGDILAEIEALVGEGVSEITLLGQNVNAYGSDIGDREAFSKLLRACGKIDGLERVRFTSPHPRDFTDDVIAAMAETPNVMPQLHMPLQSGSDTVLKAMRRSYRQERYLGIIEKVRAAIPHAAISTDIIVGFPGETEEDFEQTLHVVREARFAQAFTFQYSKRPGTPAATMEGQIPKAVVQARYERLVALQEEISWDENKKQVGRTLELMVAEGEGRKDDATRRLSGRAPDNRLVHFTKPDQDVRPGDIVTVEITYAAPHHLLAEGPVLDVRRTRAGDAWEKRTAEKAAAPAGVMLGLPKVGVPAPLPVATGGCSVD, from the coding sequence ATGACCAGCAGCAGCGACCGGAGCCAGCCCGTGGACGTGAAGACCTACGAAGTACGCACGTACGGGTGCCAGATGAACGTCCACGACTCCGAACGCCTGGCCGGTCTGCTGGAGGGCGCCGGATACGTCCGCGCGCCCGAGGGCTCCGACGGGGACGCCGACGTCGTGGTCTTCAACACCTGCGCGGTCCGTGAGAACGCCGACAACCGGCTCTACGGCAACCTCGGCCGCCTCGCGCCGAAGAAGGCGTCCCGTCCGGGCATGCAGATCGCCGTCGGCGGCTGCCTCGCGCAGAAGGACCGCGACACGATCGTCAAGAAGGCGCCCTGGGTGGACGTCGTCTTCGGCACCCACAACATCGGCAAGCTGCCGGTCCTGCTGGAACGCGCACGCGTGCAGGAAGAGGCGCAGGTCGAGATCGCCGAGTCCCTGGAGGCGTTCCCCTCCACGCTGCCCACGCGCCGGGAGAGCGCCTACGCGGCCTGGGTGTCGATCTCCGTCGGCTGCAACAACACCTGCACCTTCTGCATCGTCCCGGCCCTGCGCGGCAAGGAGAAGGACCGCCGCCCCGGCGACATCCTGGCCGAGATCGAGGCCCTGGTCGGCGAGGGCGTCTCCGAGATCACCCTGCTCGGCCAGAACGTCAACGCGTACGGCAGCGACATCGGCGACCGCGAGGCGTTCAGCAAGCTCCTGCGCGCCTGCGGGAAGATCGACGGCCTGGAGCGCGTGCGCTTCACCTCCCCGCACCCCCGGGACTTCACGGACGACGTCATCGCCGCCATGGCCGAGACGCCCAACGTGATGCCGCAGCTCCACATGCCGCTCCAGTCCGGCTCGGACACCGTCCTCAAGGCGATGCGCCGCTCCTACCGCCAGGAGCGCTACCTGGGGATCATCGAGAAGGTCCGCGCGGCCATCCCGCACGCGGCGATCTCCACCGACATCATCGTCGGCTTCCCCGGGGAGACCGAGGAGGACTTCGAGCAGACCCTCCACGTCGTCCGTGAGGCCCGCTTCGCCCAGGCGTTCACCTTCCAGTACTCCAAGCGCCCCGGGACGCCCGCGGCGACCATGGAGGGCCAGATCCCCAAGGCGGTCGTCCAGGCGCGCTACGAGCGCCTTGTCGCCCTCCAGGAGGAGATCTCCTGGGACGAGAACAAGAAGCAGGTCGGCCGCACCCTGGAGCTGATGGTCGCCGAGGGCGAGGGTCGCAAGGACGACGCCACCCGGCGCCTGTCCGGCCGCGCCCCCGACAACCGCCTCGTCCACTTCACCAAGCCCGACCAGGACGTCCGCCCCGGCGACATTGTCACCGTCGAGATCACCTACGCCGCCCCGCACCACCTCCTCGCCGAGGGCCCCGTCCTCGACGTGCGCCGCACGCGCGCGGGCGACGCCTGGGAGAAGCGCACCGCCGAGAAGGCCGCCGCCCCGGCCGGCGTCATGCT
- a CDS encoding FG-GAP repeat protein, translating to MRNRRNLALGAAALLLLTGAGITTAPAAFAGTPGGTYANDRNSDFDGDGYDDALTGAPGGTVGGQAGAGYVTVQYGSAKGIVAPRGRTAVLNQDSAGVPGAARSGNGFGSAVATGDVNGDGYDDALVGVPGEDVGGKADAGRAVVLYGSARGLRGTGAVSLTAVEPQQEARYGTAVAAAHFTGATPGDGIAVADTGGVDLFSDEGPMLRVTRLETVDDPGGVSVVPVGLTTGNFDGDGYADLVVSGLSLVDGEGVRGRTVVFRGDPYALRYHRDLTGGPAEAAGDVNGDGYDDLATGEEGGPSYGGLVLLRYGSPEGITELADELSQDTPGIPGTAREGDAWGTDLSIADTDGDGHADLAVGAPGKNAGKGAVWIVRGQVRGWTPDGLKHFDLDSAAVPGTARPGDAFGAQVRLIDTDRDGRAELLSAAPGANAGSGTVTAFPAAPDGVTAKGSRPFDGTSFGAVGKGARFGAAIDE from the coding sequence ATGAGGAACCGCAGGAATCTCGCGCTCGGCGCGGCCGCGCTCCTGCTCCTGACCGGGGCCGGGATCACCACGGCGCCCGCCGCCTTCGCGGGGACGCCGGGCGGCACGTACGCGAACGACCGCAACAGCGACTTCGACGGCGACGGGTACGACGACGCCCTGACCGGCGCCCCGGGCGGCACGGTCGGCGGCCAGGCGGGCGCGGGCTACGTCACCGTCCAGTACGGCTCGGCGAAGGGGATCGTCGCTCCCAGGGGCCGCACAGCCGTTCTGAACCAGGATTCCGCCGGGGTCCCCGGGGCGGCTCGGTCGGGGAACGGCTTCGGGTCCGCCGTGGCGACCGGCGACGTGAACGGGGACGGGTACGACGACGCGCTCGTGGGCGTGCCGGGCGAGGACGTCGGCGGGAAGGCGGACGCCGGCCGCGCGGTCGTCCTGTACGGCTCCGCGCGCGGGCTGCGCGGCACCGGGGCGGTCTCCCTGACGGCCGTCGAGCCGCAGCAGGAGGCGCGGTACGGCACCGCCGTGGCCGCCGCGCACTTCACCGGCGCGACCCCGGGCGACGGGATCGCCGTGGCCGACACGGGCGGCGTGGACCTCTTCTCGGACGAGGGCCCGATGCTGCGGGTGACGCGCCTGGAGACCGTCGACGACCCGGGCGGCGTGTCCGTCGTCCCCGTCGGCCTGACGACCGGGAACTTCGACGGCGACGGGTACGCCGACCTCGTCGTCTCCGGGCTGAGCCTGGTGGACGGCGAAGGGGTGCGCGGGCGCACGGTCGTCTTCCGGGGCGACCCGTACGCCCTGCGCTACCACCGCGACCTGACCGGTGGCCCGGCAGAGGCGGCCGGGGACGTCAACGGCGACGGCTACGACGACCTGGCCACCGGCGAGGAGGGCGGGCCGTCCTACGGGGGCCTCGTGCTGCTCCGGTACGGCAGCCCCGAGGGGATCACCGAACTCGCCGACGAGCTGTCCCAGGACACGCCCGGCATCCCCGGCACCGCGCGCGAGGGCGACGCCTGGGGCACCGACCTCTCGATCGCCGACACGGACGGCGACGGCCATGCCGACCTCGCCGTCGGCGCGCCCGGCAAGAACGCCGGCAAGGGCGCCGTCTGGATCGTCCGGGGGCAGGTGCGCGGCTGGACGCCGGACGGCCTCAAGCACTTCGACCTCGACTCGGCCGCCGTCCCCGGCACCGCCCGCCCCGGCGACGCGTTCGGCGCCCAGGTCCGCCTGATCGACACCGACCGCGACGGCCGCGCGGAACTCCTCTCGGCCGCGCCCGGCGCGAACGCCGGCTCCGGCACGGTGACCGCCTTCCCTGCCGCCCCTGACGGCGTGACCGCCAAGGGCTCCCGCCCGTTCGACGGCACCTCCTTCGGTGCCGTCGGCAAGGGGGCGCGGTTCGGGGCGGCGATCGACGAGTGA
- a CDS encoding DsbA family protein — protein sequence MQLVYVYDAYCGWSHGFSATVRETAARHPELPVEVVPGGLFTGSRRVPIREFGHVQGANRKITELTGAVFAEPYRRLIEDGSFVMDSEAAARGLAALRASAPDRVVELATALQDAFYIDGLSLSDPATYRKLAEAHGLDADAVVTAFASPRARTEAQAGFRRSAELGVSGFPTLLAVDGERVVPLAHGHATADEVDARLALLG from the coding sequence ATGCAGCTCGTCTACGTGTACGACGCCTACTGCGGCTGGTCCCACGGCTTCTCCGCCACCGTCCGCGAGACCGCCGCGCGCCACCCGGAACTGCCCGTCGAGGTCGTCCCCGGGGGCCTCTTCACCGGCTCGCGGCGCGTTCCGATCCGCGAGTTCGGGCACGTCCAGGGCGCCAACCGGAAGATCACCGAACTGACCGGCGCGGTCTTCGCCGAGCCCTACCGGCGGCTCATCGAGGACGGCTCCTTCGTCATGGACTCCGAGGCCGCCGCACGGGGCCTCGCCGCCCTGCGCGCGTCCGCGCCCGACCGGGTCGTCGAACTCGCGACGGCCCTCCAGGACGCCTTCTACATCGACGGCCTCAGCCTCTCCGACCCGGCCACCTACCGGAAGCTCGCCGAGGCCCACGGCCTGGACGCGGACGCCGTCGTCACCGCCTTCGCATCACCCCGCGCGCGTACGGAGGCCCAGGCCGGGTTCCGGCGCAGCGCGGAACTCGGGGTGAGCGGGTTTCCGACGCTGCTCGCCGTCGACGGTGAGCGGGTGGTACCGCTGGCGCACGGGCACGCTACGGCGGACGAGGTGGATGCTCGGTTGGCGTTGCTGGGCTGA
- a CDS encoding MarR family winged helix-turn-helix transcriptional regulator, translated as MATEESGGGSVGAGTGISTAREAANDELVLAFGRLQGAANRLEYILGRALEVECGITHLTFEVLLILGRAGEPGLSMRAVAQEQVLTTGGATRLVDRMEAAGLVERVEDPGDRRGRLVRLTALGEETVVAAARVHVANIERYFLAPLPEEDRQRFTEDLRVLSHATRDMLPRLP; from the coding sequence ATGGCGACCGAGGAGAGCGGTGGGGGAAGCGTGGGCGCGGGGACGGGGATCTCGACGGCACGGGAAGCGGCGAACGACGAGCTGGTGCTCGCGTTCGGGCGGCTGCAGGGTGCCGCCAACCGGCTGGAGTACATCCTGGGGCGCGCGCTTGAGGTCGAGTGCGGGATCACCCACTTGACCTTCGAGGTGCTGCTGATCCTCGGGCGCGCGGGTGAACCCGGGCTGTCCATGCGGGCCGTGGCCCAGGAGCAGGTGCTGACGACCGGGGGCGCGACCCGCCTCGTGGACCGCATGGAGGCCGCGGGGCTCGTCGAGCGGGTGGAGGACCCCGGCGACCGGCGCGGGCGCCTGGTGCGCCTCACGGCCCTCGGCGAGGAGACCGTCGTCGCGGCGGCGCGCGTGCACGTGGCGAACATCGAGCGGTACTTCCTCGCGCCGCTGCCCGAGGAGGACCGGCAGCGGTTCACCGAGGACCTGCGCGTCCTGAGCCATGCCACGCGGGACATGCTGCCGCGGCTGCCCTGA
- a CDS encoding LLM class flavin-dependent oxidoreductase: MKLDIFSEIQDPKPWAPDHQHLRMTQALEQAELADRLGYGCWWQVEHHGAQEFSLSSAPELFLAALSQRTTRIRLGHAAVLAPPQINHPIRVAERAAVLDHLSGGRVELGLTRSTAPEWRLFGVDPATVRERVAEVFETVPRIWGGDLAVTGGVPVVPSPLQDPHPPLWQAASTPGSFEEAGRRGVGVLGTTLWEPLERVGRLVELYRAAAADCTAPAGAFVNDQIAFFTFVHCAETDEQAMRDGAAAAAAWYTARALTFFEAADAFLENMNREKELMASPDGGGRAGAFLRAEADALGGPNAAQLAIGRILQGETVPEEELFAALSEQGSLIVGSPETVRKKIRAYADLGIDRLMCFQQVGGLSHESVLRSIELVGELIPEFDLAG; the protein is encoded by the coding sequence ATGAAGCTCGACATCTTCAGCGAAATCCAGGACCCCAAGCCCTGGGCCCCCGATCACCAGCACCTGCGGATGACCCAGGCTCTGGAGCAGGCGGAGCTTGCCGACAGGCTGGGGTACGGCTGCTGGTGGCAGGTCGAGCACCACGGCGCTCAGGAGTTCAGCCTGTCGTCGGCGCCCGAGCTGTTCCTCGCCGCGCTCTCGCAGCGCACCACGCGGATACGGCTCGGGCACGCCGCCGTGCTGGCCCCGCCGCAGATCAACCACCCGATCCGGGTCGCCGAGCGGGCCGCCGTGCTCGACCACCTCAGCGGCGGGCGGGTCGAGTTGGGGCTGACGCGGTCGACGGCCCCGGAGTGGCGGCTGTTCGGGGTGGACCCGGCGACCGTGCGGGAGCGGGTGGCGGAGGTGTTCGAGACCGTCCCGCGCATCTGGGGCGGCGACCTCGCGGTCACCGGGGGCGTGCCCGTCGTGCCCTCGCCCCTCCAGGACCCGCACCCGCCGCTGTGGCAGGCCGCGTCCACGCCCGGGTCGTTCGAGGAGGCCGGGCGCCGGGGCGTCGGGGTGCTCGGGACGACGCTGTGGGAGCCGCTTGAGCGGGTCGGCCGGCTGGTCGAGCTGTACCGCGCGGCGGCGGCCGACTGCACCGCGCCCGCGGGCGCGTTCGTCAACGACCAGATCGCGTTCTTCACGTTCGTGCACTGCGCCGAGACCGACGAGCAGGCCATGCGGGACGGCGCGGCAGCGGCGGCGGCCTGGTACACGGCCCGCGCGCTGACCTTCTTCGAGGCGGCCGACGCGTTCTTGGAGAACATGAACCGCGAGAAGGAGCTGATGGCCTCCCCGGACGGCGGCGGGCGCGCGGGCGCGTTCCTGCGCGCGGAGGCGGACGCGCTGGGCGGGCCCAACGCCGCGCAGCTGGCCATCGGCCGCATCCTCCAGGGCGAGACGGTGCCCGAGGAGGAGCTGTTCGCGGCGCTGAGCGAGCAGGGCTCCCTGATCGTCGGGTCCCCCGAGACCGTCCGCAAGAAGATCCGCGCGTACGCCGACCTCGGCATCGACCGGCTGATGTGCTTCCAGCAGGTCGGCGGGCTGTCGCACGAGAGCGTGCTGCGCAGCATCGAGCTGGTCGGCGAGCTGATCCCCGAGTTCGACCTGGCCGGCTGA
- a CDS encoding response regulator, protein MTDRSAGRSRAPIRVLLADDHTLVRRGVRLILDGEADLSVVAEAGDGAEAVERARSEDVDLAVLDVAMPRMTGLQAARELSRRLPDLRILILTMYDNEQYFFEALKAGAGGYVLKSAADRDLVEACRAAMRDEPFIYPGAERALVRSYLDRLHRGDGLPERPITEREEEILKLVAEGHTSKEIGNLLFISAKTVERHRANLLQKLGMRDRLELTRYAIRAGLIDP, encoded by the coding sequence ATGACCGACCGGTCCGCCGGCCGTTCGCGGGCGCCGATCCGTGTGCTGTTGGCCGATGACCACACCCTGGTGCGCCGGGGCGTGCGGCTGATCCTGGACGGCGAGGCCGATCTGAGCGTCGTCGCGGAGGCGGGGGATGGCGCGGAGGCGGTGGAGCGCGCGCGGAGCGAGGACGTCGACCTGGCGGTGCTGGACGTGGCGATGCCCCGGATGACGGGGCTGCAGGCCGCGCGGGAGCTGTCGCGGAGACTGCCCGACCTGCGGATCCTCATCCTCACGATGTACGACAACGAGCAGTACTTCTTCGAGGCGCTGAAGGCCGGCGCGGGCGGGTACGTGCTGAAGTCGGCCGCCGACCGGGACCTCGTCGAGGCGTGCCGCGCGGCGATGCGGGACGAGCCGTTCATCTACCCCGGCGCGGAGCGGGCGCTGGTGCGGTCCTACCTGGACCGGCTGCACCGGGGTGACGGCCTGCCGGAGCGGCCGATCACGGAGCGCGAGGAGGAGATCCTGAAGCTCGTCGCCGAGGGGCACACCTCGAAGGAGATCGGGAACCTCCTGTTCATCAGCGCCAAGACGGTTGAGCGTCACCGGGCCAACCTCCTGCAGAAGCTCGGGATGCGCGACCGCCTGGAGCTCACGCGCTACGCGATCCGCGCCGGCCTGATCGACCCCTGA